Proteins co-encoded in one Deinococcus carri genomic window:
- the rpmF gene encoding 50S ribosomal protein L32: MAKHPVPKKKTSKSKRDMRRSHHALVAPNLTECPQCHAKKLSHHICPSCGYYNGRQVLAV, translated from the coding sequence ATGGCGAAGCATCCCGTCCCCAAGAAGAAGACCAGCAAGAGCAAGCGCGACATGCGCCGCAGCCACCACGCCCTGGTGGCCCCCAACCTGACCGAGTGCCCCCAGTGCCACGCCAAGAAGCTCAGCCACCACATCTGCCCGAGCTGCGGCTACTACAACGGCCGTCAGGTGCTGGCGGTCTAA
- a CDS encoding trimeric intracellular cation channel family protein, with product MHDFVVPGVTLEAGLHWLDLLGVLAFSMSGALLAVRKRFDLFGVLVLGCVTAVGGGAIRDTLTGQTPPLFLRDETYLWVALLGALLAFAFGERLARFERTLSVFDTVGLGLFAASGALGAVNFGLGPLGVVFAGMLSGVGGGIIRDLIANEVPEVMYRREQLYATAAAAGAAAVYLLHPHLTPFQAQLGGSVVVIALRWLSRRGWVRLPVRRLPGE from the coding sequence ATGCATGACTTCGTGGTGCCCGGGGTGACGCTGGAGGCCGGGCTGCACTGGCTCGACCTGCTGGGCGTGCTGGCCTTCAGCATGTCGGGCGCGCTGCTGGCGGTGCGCAAGAGATTCGACCTGTTCGGGGTGCTGGTGCTGGGCTGCGTGACGGCCGTGGGTGGCGGGGCCATCCGCGACACCCTGACGGGGCAGACGCCGCCCCTCTTCCTGCGCGACGAGACATATCTGTGGGTCGCGCTGCTGGGCGCGCTGTTGGCCTTTGCCTTCGGGGAGCGGCTGGCCCGTTTCGAGCGGACGCTGAGCGTGTTCGACACCGTGGGGCTGGGGCTGTTCGCGGCGTCGGGGGCGCTGGGGGCCGTGAACTTCGGGCTGGGGCCGCTGGGGGTGGTCTTCGCGGGGATGCTCAGCGGGGTGGGCGGCGGCATCATCCGCGACCTGATCGCCAATGAGGTCCCCGAGGTGATGTACCGCCGCGAGCAGCTCTACGCCACCGCCGCCGCGGCCGGGGCCGCCGCCGTCTACCTGCTGCACCCCCACCTCACGCCCTTTCAGGCCCAGCTTGGCGGGTCAGTCGTGGTGATCGCGCTGCGCTGGCTCTCGCGCCGGGGCTGGGTGCGGCTGCCCGTGCGCCGTCTGCCCGGCGAGTGA